In Streptomyces sp. NBC_01231, the sequence CGACGAAGGCGGCGGTCAGGCCGAAGAACGGGCCGGTCCGGCCGACGCGGGGAGCCCGCCCGGCCGACATGCGAGCCCGCCTGGCCGAGGAACGGGCCGGGCCCACCCGGCGTGGGGAGGCCACCTGGCCGACGAAGGGGCCGGTCCAGCCGACAAATAGGCCGCTCCAGGCGCGGAAAGAGCCCGTCCAGGCGCGAAAAGGACCGGTCCAAGCGCGGAATGCGCCGACCCTAACCGACGTACAGCCTGATCGTCCCGTCCCCCACCGACTCCACCCGCACCTCCGTCAGGTCCCATACCAACGCGTCCGGCCGGTGGACGCCGGCCCTCGGGCCGACTCCGACGACCCGCATCCCGGCGTCGCGGCCGGCCTGGATGCCGGCGGCGGAGTCCTCGAAGACGACGCAGTCGGCGGGGGCCACGCCGAGTTCCGCGGCGCCCTTGAGGAACCCCTCGGGGTCGGGCTTGCTCGCGCCGACGGACTCGGCGGTGACGCGGACGTCGGGCAGACCCAGCCCCGCCGCGGCCATGCGCGCCGTCGACAGCGGGACGTCGGCGGAGGTCACCAGGGCGTGCGGCAGCCCGCGCAGGGACGCGAGGAACTCCGGCGCGCCCGGGATCGCGACGACACCGTTCATGTCCGCCGTCTCCTCGGCGAGCATGCGCGCGTTGTCGGCGTGGTTGTACTCCATCGGGCGGTCGGGCAGCAGCAGCGCCATCGAGGCGTAGCCCTGTCGGCCGTGGACGACCCTCATGACCTCGCCCTCGTCCAGCCCGTGCCGTTCGGCCCAGCGACGCCAGATCCGTTCGACCACGGCGTCCGAGTTGACGAGCGTTCCGTCCATGTCCAGCAGGAGAGCGCGGGCGGTGAGCACGGTGGGCGCGACGGGGGCCGTCATCGGCAGCTCCAAGGCACGGTGGCGAGGGGGCGCCGGGGTGTCTCCCGCTGTCCCCCGGAGGGACAAGGTGGCCCCGCCCGCCGGTCAGGGAGAACGAGCGGGAGCCACTTTGTTCCTTCACGGTACAAAACAAGTACGGCTTCCCGCTACCGTCTCCCGAAACAGTTCACACACCGTTCAGCTCAGCGGGCGGACCCGCGGCACCCGACCCACGGACCGCGGCGCCCACCCCCACGGACGGCGGCACCCGCCCCACGGTCCGCGGGCGCCCACCCCCACGGACCCGCGGCGCGAAACCTGGCGGACACGGACGGCCCCCAGTCGGCAAACCCGGACGGCCTTGACCGGCGAACCCGGACGCCCTCAACCGGCCACCGCCTCCCACAGGCTCCACACCCCGAGCCCCAGCATCAGCACCGCCGCGATCTTGGTGATCAGCCGCAGCGGCACCCTCTTCATCAGGGCCTTCCCGCCGACGATGCCGAGTCCGGCCACCGCCCACAGCGCGAGCACCGCACCGAGGCCGACGGAGATCGGGTCGTCGTAGCGGGCGGCGAGGTTGGCCGTCATGATCTGGGTCAGATCGCCGAACTCGGCGACCAGGATGAGCATGAATCCGGCGCCTGCGACCTTCCAGAAGGACTGGTTCTCCGGCTTACGGATCGCCGCGTCGCCGTCGGCCTCGTCCTTCGTCCTCAGCAGCACGGCCGCGCCGCCCAGGAACAGCACACCCGTGATCGCGTGCACGATCTGCTGCGGCAGCAGCGTCAGCACGCTGCCGGCCGCGACGGCGAGCACGACATGCAGCGCGAAGGCCGCGGCGACACCCGCGAAGACATAGGAGGCGCGGTAGCGGGTGCCGAGGACGAGACCGGCGAGCGCGGTCTTGTCCGGCAGTTCGGCAAGGAAGACGACGCCGAAGACGACCGCCGTCACGGTGAAGCTGATCAAGGTTCCTCAATCGGTCGGGGCCGCCCCACCGAGAGTGCTGAGCCTTTCGAAGAGTTTCGAGTGCGAGTCTTCGAAGCGACACCTCGGCACGGCAGCACACTCATCACCCGTGCCGGGACGGCACGGGCAGGCACTGCTTGCCGAAGGTCTCGCTGGCCGACCCCACGATCAAAGGATCCGAACGATCAAAAGATCCGAACGATCCAAAGGATCCGAGGTCCGCCTCCGGGCGCCGGCTCAGACGAGCTGAGCAGTATGTCGACGGGTCCGGCGAAGAGCTACTCCCCTTCTGCGCCGTCCATCGTACGCGAAGCCCTCACGTCGCATGTCTTGTCGTGTCATGCTCACGTCACTAACTTCTCACCGTACGCACATCTCCCCGCAATACGGAGCGGCGAGCATGTCCTCGCTCGCACTCCAACGCCCCCACACCCCAAGGGAGTTCGCATGCCGAAGTTCTACGCGCGTCGACGGCTCAGCATACTCGCGGCGCTCACCGGAGTCATGGCTTCCGTCGCGCTGTTCAACGGCCCGACCGCCTCCGCCGCCCTCCCCACCCCGGTCAGCGCCGCCACCGCCCGCACCTATCTCGCCTCGCTCACCGTGGCCACCGAGAACCGCACCGGCTACGACCGCGACCTGTTCCCGCTCTGGATCACCCAGTCCGGCACCTGCAACACCCGTGAGACGGTCCTCAAGCGCGACGGCACGAGCGTCGTCACGGACTCCGCCTGCGCCGCCACCAGCGGCAGTTGGTACTCCCAGTACGACGGCGCCACCTGGACCGCCGCCTCCGACCTGGACATCGACCACCTCGTCCCGCTCGCCGAGGCCTGGGACTCCGGTGCGAGCGGCTGGACGACCGCCCGGCGCCAGGCCTTCGCCAACGACCTGACCCGCCCGCAGCTGATCGCCGTCACGGACAACGTCAACCAGGCCAAGGGCGACCAGGACCCGGCCACCTGGATGCCGTCGCGCACCGCCTACCGCTGCACCTACGTCCGCGCCTGGGTCCAGGTGAAGTACTACTACGACCTCTCGGTCGACTCGGCCGAGAAGAGCGCGCTCACGAACTACCTGTCGAGCTGCTGACAGCTGTCGGCGCGCCGCTGACAGCTGCCGGTCGCCGCTTTCGCGAATCTCTGACGCATCTCCGACGCCCGTCCCGTGCACCGCTCACACAGGATCCGCACACCGGGATTCCCGAACCGTGATCCCCGGAACCTCCCCGACCACCTCCGTCGTTCCGTACCGTACGGTGCGACGGAGGAGGGCGATCACGTGGCGGGACTGCGCCTGGGACCACTGCTGAGGTATGTCGACGGCTCGTCCGCGACCGTGTGGGTCGAGACGAGCCGTCCCTGCGCCGCCGAGGTGCGCTGCGCGGACGGAACCGGCGGCGAGGCCCGCTCCTTCCAGATCGAGGGCCATCACTACGCCCTCGTCCCCGTGACCGGCCTCACCCCGGGCACCACGCGGTCCTACGAGGTGCTCCTGGACGGCAAGCAGGTGTGGCCGCTGCCCGACTCCCCCTTCCCGGACTCCGTCATCCACACCCCGAGCGAGGGCGCCCCCGTCCGCGTCGCCTTCGGCTCCTGCCGCTGGGCGGCGCCCCCGTCCGGCGAGAAGGACCCGGTCGGCCCGGACGCCCTGGACACCCTCGCGACCCGGATCGCGGCCGACCCCGACGGCGAACGGCCCGACGTACTGCTGCTGTTGGGCGACCAGGTGTACGCCGACGAGACCTCCCCGGCGACCCGTCGCTGGCTGGCCGCCCGCCGTGACCTGAACGACCCGCCGGGCAGCGAGGTGGCGGACTACGAGGAGTACACCCACCTCTACTACGAGTCCTGGCTCGACCCCGAGGTCCGCTGGCTGCTGTCCACCGTGCCCAGCTGCATGATCTTCGACGACCACGACGTCATCGACGACTGGAACACCTCCGCCGCCTGGCTGCGGGACATGCGGGAGACCGGTTGGTGGCAGCAACGACTGATGAGCGGCCTGATGTCGTACTGGGTGCACCAGCACCTGGGGAACCTGTCGCCCGACGCACTGGCCGCCGACCCGCTGTACGCGACCGTGCTCGGCGCCCCCGACGGCACCGACGCACTGCGCACCTTCGCCGCGGAGGCCGACGCCGACGCCGCGTCGGTGCGCTGGAGTTACCGGCGCGACTTCGGCCGCGCGCGGCTGCTGATGGTGGACAGCCGGGCGGCCCGCGTCCTCGACGAGCAGAACCGCTCGATGCTCCACCCCGGCGAGGAGCGGTGGCTGCGCGAACAGGCACTGGACTCACGGGAGTCGTACGACCATCTCCTCATCGGTACCTCGCTGCCCTGGCTGCTGCCCCACCTGGTGCACGACGCCGAGGCGTGGAACGCGTCGCTGTGCCGGGGCGACAAGGGCGCCCGCTGGGCCCGCTTCGGCGAGGACCTGCGCCGCAAGGCAGACCTGGAGCACTGGGCGGCCTTCCCGGCGTCCTTCGACGCGCTGGCGGCGTTGATAGCCGAGGCCGGTTCGGGACCGGACGCTCCGGCCACCGTGCTGGTGCTGTCCGGGGACGTGCACCACGCGTACGTGGCCGAGGCGAAGTGGCCTTCGGAGGCATCTTCCGGGGCACGTTCGGGGGCAAGTTCGGGCACACCGGACGCCCGCGTCCTCCAACTGACCTGCTCCCCCGTCCACAACTCCATCCCGCTGTCGATAAGGCTCGGCTTCCGCTTCGGCTGGAGCGCGGTGGCCCGGACCCTGGGCCGGCGCTTCGCCCGGCACGGCGGCTGCGGCCGGCCGGCGGTCAGCTGGCGGAAGACGGGCGGTCCCTGGTTCGGCAACCAGCTCATGACACTGACCCTGCGCGGCCGTTCGGCCCGGCTGCGACTGGAGCAGGCACAGGAGTCGCGCGGGGCGAAGCCCCGCCTTGAGACGGTCGTGGAGTCCGAACTCGTCCCGTAATCGACGTGTTGGGCCCGTTTGTTTCGCCCGTGACCCGTGATGCTCGTGACGCGCCCCACACTCCGTACCCCCGGGGGTCGGCTCTGGCGGCAGCCGACGGCATGATGAGGCGGACGGTCCACTTCCAGCCACCCCACCAGACCTCTCCGTGCTCCCCCCACCTTCCAGCCTCCGCCGAGCCGTATCCCCGCCACAGCCCCGCCGTCCTCCGTCGTATCTCCGCCGCCCCTCCGTCGTATCCCCGCCGCCCCACCGCCGACCTCTCCGCCGCAGCTCCGCCGCGAACGAGCCCCGTCACGCGCCCCACACGCCCGGGAGTACCTCTTGCCCGCACCGACCACGGACCACGTGCCCGTCTCCGTCGCCCTGGTCGGCGCGGGGCCCCGTGGCACCAGCGTCCTGGAGCGCCTCTGTGCCTCCGCACCGGAACTCCTTCCGCCCGACGCCCGGCTGACGGTCCACGTCGTCGACCCGGCGCCGCCCGGCCCCGGCCGCGTCTGGCGGACCGCGCAGTCGTCCGAGCTGCTGATGAACACCGTGGCCTCGCAGGTGACCCTGTTCACCGACGACAGCGTGGACTGCTCGGGACCGATCCGGCCGGGCCCGAGCCTGCACGAGTGGGCGGACGGCGCGCTGGGCCCGGACGACTACCCGACCCGCGCCCAGTACGGCCGGTACCTGGAGTGGGTGTTCACTCGGGC encodes:
- a CDS encoding HAD family hydrolase — translated: MTAPVAPTVLTARALLLDMDGTLVNSDAVVERIWRRWAERHGLDEGEVMRVVHGRQGYASMALLLPDRPMEYNHADNARMLAEETADMNGVVAIPGAPEFLASLRGLPHALVTSADVPLSTARMAAAGLGLPDVRVTAESVGASKPDPEGFLKGAAELGVAPADCVVFEDSAAGIQAGRDAGMRVVGVGPRAGVHRPDALVWDLTEVRVESVGDGTIRLYVG
- a CDS encoding alkaline phosphatase family protein translates to MAGLRLGPLLRYVDGSSATVWVETSRPCAAEVRCADGTGGEARSFQIEGHHYALVPVTGLTPGTTRSYEVLLDGKQVWPLPDSPFPDSVIHTPSEGAPVRVAFGSCRWAAPPSGEKDPVGPDALDTLATRIAADPDGERPDVLLLLGDQVYADETSPATRRWLAARRDLNDPPGSEVADYEEYTHLYYESWLDPEVRWLLSTVPSCMIFDDHDVIDDWNTSAAWLRDMRETGWWQQRLMSGLMSYWVHQHLGNLSPDALAADPLYATVLGAPDGTDALRTFAAEADADAASVRWSYRRDFGRARLLMVDSRAARVLDEQNRSMLHPGEERWLREQALDSRESYDHLLIGTSLPWLLPHLVHDAEAWNASLCRGDKGARWARFGEDLRRKADLEHWAAFPASFDALAALIAEAGSGPDAPATVLVLSGDVHHAYVAEAKWPSEASSGARSGASSGTPDARVLQLTCSPVHNSIPLSIRLGFRFGWSAVARTLGRRFARHGGCGRPAVSWRKTGGPWFGNQLMTLTLRGRSARLRLEQAQESRGAKPRLETVVESELVP
- a CDS encoding HNH endonuclease family protein, translated to MPKFYARRRLSILAALTGVMASVALFNGPTASAALPTPVSAATARTYLASLTVATENRTGYDRDLFPLWITQSGTCNTRETVLKRDGTSVVTDSACAATSGSWYSQYDGATWTAASDLDIDHLVPLAEAWDSGASGWTTARRQAFANDLTRPQLIAVTDNVNQAKGDQDPATWMPSRTAYRCTYVRAWVQVKYYYDLSVDSAEKSALTNYLSSC
- a CDS encoding TMEM165/GDT1 family protein, producing the protein MISFTVTAVVFGVVFLAELPDKTALAGLVLGTRYRASYVFAGVAAAFALHVVLAVAAGSVLTLLPQQIVHAITGVLFLGGAAVLLRTKDEADGDAAIRKPENQSFWKVAGAGFMLILVAEFGDLTQIMTANLAARYDDPISVGLGAVLALWAVAGLGIVGGKALMKRVPLRLITKIAAVLMLGLGVWSLWEAVAG